aatcttcagatgtgggacattgtttgtatcccaacaaacNNNNNNNNNNNNNNNNNNNNNNNNNNNNNNNNNNNNNNNNNNNNNNNNNNNNNNNNNNNNNNNNNNNNNNNNNNNNNNNNNNNNNNNNNNNNNNNNNNNNNNNNNNNNNNNNNNNNNNNNNNNNNNNNNNNNNNNNNNNNNNNNNNNNNNNNNNNNNNNNNNNNNNNNNNNNNNNNNNNNNNNNNNNNNNNNNNNNNNNNNNNNNNNNNNNNNNNNNNNNNNNNNNNNNNNNNNNNNNNNNNNNNNNNNNNNNNNNNNNNNNNNNNNNNNNNNNNNNNNNNNNNNNNNNNNNNNNNNNNNNNNNNNNNNNNNNNNNNNNNNNNNNNNNNNNNNNNNNNNNNNNNNNNNNNNNNNNNNNNNNNNNNNNNNNNNNNNNNNNNNNNNNNNNNNNNNNNNNNNNNNNNNNNNNNNNNNNNNNNNNNNNNNNNNNNNNNNNNNNNNNNNNNNNNNNNNNNNNNNNNNNNNNNNNNNNNNNNNNNNNNNNNNNNNNNNNNNNNNNNNNNNNNNNNNNNNNNNNNNNNNNNNNNNNNNNNNNNNNNNNNNNNNNNNNNNNNNNNNNNNNNNNNNNNNNNNNNNNNNNNNNNNNNNNNNNNNNNNNNNNNNNNNNNNNNNNNNNNNNNNNNNNNNNNNNNNNNNNNNNNNNNNNNNNNNNNNNNNNNNNNNNNNNNNNNNNNNNNNNNNNNNNNNNNNNNNNNNNNNNNNNNNNNNNNNNNNNNNNNNNNNNNNNNNNNNNNNNNNNNNNNNNNNNNNNNNNNNNNNNNNNNNNNNNNNNNNNNNNNNNNNNNNNNNNNNNNNNNNNNNNNNNNNNNNNNNNNNNNNNNNNNNNNNNNNNNNNNNNNNNNNNNNNNNNNNNNNNNNNNNNNNNNNNNNNNNNNNNNNNNNNNNNNNNNNNNNNNNNNNNNNNNNNNNNNNNNNNNNNNNNNNNNNNNNNNNNNNNNNNNNNNNNNNNNNNNNNNNNNNNNNNNNNNNNNNNNNNNNNNNNNNNNNNNNNNNNNNNNNNNNNNNNNNNNNNNNNNNNNNNNNNNNNNNNNNNNNNNNNNNNNNNNNNNNNCCAAGTGATTGGCGACAAACCGAAGTAGAACATATGACCTGAAGTACTTCTCCCATCATCGACATCGATATTGTGACTACTATCACTATATCCTATCACTCTCTTTGATCCGTCTCTCCTAAAATGCAAACCAAGGTTAGTTGTTCCTTTCACATACCTTAACACGTGTTTGAGAGCTTTTCCATGTGACTCTCTCAGACTTTGCATGTATCGGCTTAGAACTCCAACTGCGAATGCCAAGTCCAGTCTAGTGTGAAGTAAATATCTCAGACACCCTATGGCTCTTCTGTAACTGGTTGCATAGATCTCAGGTTCGTGTTCTGCTTTAGAGAGCTTCAAGTTTGACTCCATCGGCACATGAGTCAAATTACACGACTCCATCTTAGTGTCATTAAGGATCCCATGTGCATACCCTTCTTGTTTTATCATGATCCCATTTTCTCTTTGAAGCACTTCGATACCAAGATAATATGTTAGCATGCCTAGATCCGACATCTCAAATTTTCTTGACATATCTTCCTTGAATTGTTCAATAATCTTGCGTGAAATTCCCGTTACgaacaaatcatcaacatagattgCCACTATCAAGAATCCGCCATGAGAAAGCTTGAACATTCCTGGTGCTTCATCAGTTTCATTTTGAGGAGACCAGTCCCAAGATTTTTTCTCGTCAAATACTACATCTCTATTAACCGTTATCTTTCTTGTGAGTGGATCATATAGATGATATGCCTTAGAACCCGGTTATGTTCCGAGATTGATCACACTTCTTGACCGATCATCTAGCTTCTTTAAATGTGGTCCGGTGATCTTGACGTGAGCTACACATCCAAAAACCCTTAAGTGCTCGATATTGGGTTTCTTGGACCATAAGCTCTCATACGGTGTTTGACCTTGTAATGCCTTTGTTGGAACTCGGTTGATAAGATACGTTGAATCACGTACGGCTTCTCCCCACATATCATTCGGAACCTTCATTGCTTTAAGTAAGCTTCTGGTCATCTCCATTAATGTGcgatttcttctctcaatcacaccattttgttgtggcgtATATGGTGCGGTTAAGTGCCTAGAAACTCCATTCTCTTCGCAAAATCGATTGAATTCAGTAGAAgtgaactctcctcctctatcggTGCGAAAGGTTTTAATGTCCTTGCCGGTTTGTTTCTCCACAAATTCTTTAAACCTTTTGAACCGATCAAACgcttcactcttctcctttAACAACattgtccacatatatctcAAGAAGTCATCTATTAAAACAAACACGTACCGGTTGTTTGCTAGTGTTGGTGGTGATATTGGTCCGCACAGATCTCTGTGAACCAACTCTAACACTTAAGTTGCTTTGATTGGGAACGTGTGTCGGGTTTGCTTCCCAGCTAGACATGCATCACATACGTTCATCTCACGTAATACTTGTGGCATTCCCACGACCATATCTTTTCTCACCATATTGTTCATGACACCAACACTGATGTGACCTAGCCTCGCATGCCAAGTCCatgtagcttcttcttcttgaattgAGAGACACTTCTGAAAGCTGATCTCCAGCGGCGTTTTGTAGAGGCGGTTTGGCGACCTTACAACTTGAACTAGTAGTTGTTCGTGCGAATCACTTAAGGTCAACTTGTTTCCCTTCATCTTTACTTCACAACCATTCTCTGTTGCTTGTCCAAGGCTGATGATGTTGTGTTTTAAATCCGGtatgtaatatatttctttGAGAGCTCTTCTTTCACCCGACTTGGTCACAAAGACAATTGAACATTTCCCGATAATGTTTACATACGACCCATCACCAAACTTTACTCGCCCCTTGATGTTTTCATCTAAACTTGAgaaaaactctttgtttccCGTCATATGGTTGCTTGCGCCGTTGTCGAGATACCAAACACTTGCGGTGTTAGTATCGTAGTTATCAGGAAACACTTTATCTTCGTTCAAGAACACCACTTCATGAACGTAGAGGGCTTCAGCTTCTTGAGTCTCGTTTAGGTTTGTTTCATGGTGTTGCAGAGGCTTATCGGGGCATCTTGAAGCATAGTGACCCGACTTGTCACACCTCCAACATACGACTTTTGtaagatctttcttcttttgatccTGTTCTGAGTTTCTCCTCCTTTATTTTGACCGTTAAATGTACCTCGGCCTCGCCTCTGCCTCTACCAAAACTTCCTCTTCCGATAAAAACTTCTTCACAAGTTTTGTGTCATCGATTGCTTCTCCTAGGGAGGCTGATTGAGCAGCAAGTCCTGACCTCTTCCCTACATACTCATCTACCGACTATGAATCTCCCATCGTTACCCGATCTAACTCTGCTTTTAGAGTTTGAAGTCTTGCTTCTTTCACCCGGTCTGCTCCCTGGTGACGAGACTTGATAGCTTCCCATAGGTTCTTCGCTGAATTTTGCTCTCCAATCTGCAAAATCAACGTCTCTGGAATCGACTGGAACAACAGAGCAATCGCCACATCGTTCATCTTCACGTCGGCGGAGCCTGGCTCTATTGTGTCCCATACTTCGCTGACCCGTAGCGTGATCTTCATACGCATCGACCAAACTGTGTAGTTTGTCGATGTTAACATCGGACACTGGATCGAAGGTGACCCAAGGTCTTTGGATCGTTGTGGTGGATTGCTGTCTCCCATGCTTGAGAACAAGGCTTCTTTAACCACCGTCTTCTGcacaagctctgataccaattcaaatcaaaagaactatgaacttgaaagattaaagaacaacttttctttattgatttagaaacttctcaaaactaaatctctttctctcttaggtCTTATGGAACATCTCTCCATGACctcttatttatataaatcttagtaACCCCTAAATctatatggaaaagaaaaacttacaaaactTCTAATATTTAGACCTTATTTGTATTTCCTATTTTCTATCTCTTCTAGCATCTTTTAGGAAGAGATTACTTAGTCTCCAAGCAAGAAtaaagtttaaagaaatgagaAGTCTAATCGGAGTTGTTGAGACAAAGCTTCCTGAAGTTCAAGTTGGAATTAAGAGGGAGAATTTTGGATAATTCCAAGACTTGGAGACTAAGTAATCTCTTCCTAGAAGATGCTAGAAGAGATAGAAAATAGGAAATACAAATAAAGTCTAAATATTAGAAGTTTTGtaagttttccttttccatATAGATTTAGGGGTtgctaaaatttatataaataagagGTCATGGAGAGATGTTCCATAAGacctaagagagaaagagatttagttttgagaagtttctaaatcaataaagaAAAGTTGTTCTTTAATCTTTCAAGTTCATAGTTCTTTTGATTTGAAGAAGTACCTTAAATTGGAGATTATCGAGTAAgctcaaatcattttttatattttaatggaAGTTTTGATGTAAGTTAGCTATGTATTTTTCGTTGCCTTGCAAAGTTCTGTCTTCTTCAAGAGTACCAATCAACTTGTACATTGTGAAACTTTCCTGCATGACCCTGATCTAATTAcaatttctttcttctattatCTATGGGGCTAactaaatgtaattttaaaaGCGCCTTTGGGCTGATTTATGTTGCTTATATTTGATGGGCCCTAATTGGGAATTCTAATTACATACGTACCCACGAAATGTGAATTCTATAGATGCGGCCCTTTGTAACAATGATAAATACTACTAATTTGCTAGGGTGTGGGATCAAAACAACTATGCTCTAAAAC
The Camelina sativa cultivar DH55 chromosome 6, Cs, whole genome shotgun sequence genome window above contains:
- the LOC104699114 gene encoding uncharacterized protein LOC104699114; the encoded protein is MGDSNPPQRSKDLGSPSIQCPMLTSTNYTVWSMRMKITLRVSEVWDTIEPGSADVKMNDVAIALLFQSIPETLILQIGEQNSAKNLWEAIKSRHQGADRSVDEYVGKRSGLAAQSASLGEAIDDTKLVKKFLSEEEVLVEAEARPRCPDKPLQHHETNLNETQEAEALYVHEVVFLNEDKVFPDNYDTNTASVWYLDNGASNHMTGNKEFFSSLDENIKGRVKFGDGSYVNIIGKCSIVFVTKSGERRALKEIYYIPDLKHNIISLGQATENGCEVKMKGNKLTLSDSHEQLLVQVVRSPNRLYKTPLEISFQKCLSIQEEEATWTWHARLGHISVGVMNNMVRKDMVVGMPQVLREMNEKSEAFDRFKRFKEFVEKQTGKDIKTFRTDRGGEFTSTEFNRFCEENGVSRHLTAPYTPQQNGVIERRNRTLMEMTRSLLKAMKVPNDMWGEAVRDSTYLINRVPTKALQGQTPYESLWSKKPNIEHLRVFGCVAHVKITGPHLKKLDDRSRSVINLGT